GAATTTCTTAGGTCTGTCACTGTTTCTTATGGATGTTGAAACAGTAATTCATGTGTTCTTGATTTGGAAACCACTGTTAGAACCAGAACTATCTCCAATAATCGGAGTTTCCATGTTCTTCCTGTTGTTTCTTGAATCATTCTTAGAACCAGAATTCTCTCCAAGAATAGGGTTTACATCTCCATTAACCATTGTTTATGAAATAGAAAACAAATTAAGTAAGCTACAAAATTCAACAATTTTAAAGAAACAAATCTCAAATACAAACACAAAATGTTTATATTTAATCACAAATGGAAACTCGGAATTGAATTTCCAATTTCTTAAAGTCGTTGTTTGTAAAAGATTTTTGATTCAAATGTTGGTCCAAAACAGAATATACAAATTTTGTTTAACAAATTCATATTAATCAAAGAATTAATCCAAAAATCCAGTCAAGATATCCTTCAAAACTCAAAGGTAAATTAGTAGTAATCTGTCTTAAGATTGTAGAAAATAATAAACCACGAGCaggataaaatatataatttattaacaGTATAATAATTACATAATATAATTATCTATTTGGAGAACTAAATTGGAAATGGAAAACAcaacaacaaaataaataaaagaaacagaaacAAAATCAAACCATAAAGCGAAGGTCAACCCGAAGCCTGAACTACCAGTTCCTTTAAAACAAATTGCACCGATTTGGTGACCGTCTCCCAGAGTACAACGGATTATTAAGACGAACTCTAACCATGTGCGAATGTATCATCAGAAGCAAaagaacaacaacaaaaaaagggATTGCTTAGAATAAAATTTTCAGAAAAATCTGTTTGTTTTGTGTAATGGATAAAAGAACACAGACTCATAACATATAGGGTTGTCGGATTGCACAAATTGAATGCAATTCAATTTGAATTCGTAACCACTGAATTAATTCAACACATAATTAATTTGGTAATTAATTTGTATTTGACTGTTGCAACTTAATTAGATGTAAAAATTATAGGAAATTGAATTCATATCCACTGAATTAATTATgttaattataatttgaatgcaATTCAATGCAGAATTAATTTGGTAATTAATTTGTATTTGACTGTTGCAACTCTATTAGATGTACATCTCAAGTGGTCACTTTTGAGCATGAATATCTCATTCAATACTCGATCTTTTTGAGCGTGTAATATATCGTTAAAAAGCTCTCATGTAGTAGAACATGTTTATGGAAAAACATCATTCAAATTACCATTTTAACCTTGTGTATATAAATCTCAAAAGTGATGAAAAACTAACatataaaatgttatttttctcTAAAATTTCCAACAGAAAGATCCTCAATTTAATATGGAGAACcgagtgcttctaataatttttcttaaaataaatatgttattaaAAGTTAAACAATTATAAACGATCTaacaaaatgcacaaaaatGCTCCAACTTATCAataaatttgttttaaagatgACAGTTGAATAACTATTAAATCAgtaataaaattgatcttatttaatagggttaaggtgtaaaaatacccctaacgttttgggtcaggagcaattttatccttaacgtctaaaatggtacaattttacccctaacgtttatagccaagagcaattttactcctaacgttgataatttgggtcaatttcagacactattataaaacacagatatttttgttctttattttgcacaaatttcatatcaattcgttctaaaaaatgatttcatgttttttgtaatttaataatagaattggagattaatatttataaattcggtgaattttttgaattttttttacctggtTCGTacaaaagaattttttttttcacatcccaacatatatttgtgatttgttagtATTAAAATGActcacgtatgaagtgtagatggcaagattcatgaccgagtagacagtttgatgaattatttatgaaattgatccaaattatcaacgttaggagtaaaattgctcttggctaaaaactttagggataaaattacatcattttagatgttaggggtaaaattactcctaatccaaaacgttagagacatttttacaccttaactcTATTTAATAACAAATAGAATTATATAATTTTGTACGTTAGTAATAAATCTACACTTTCGTAATCTCGTCCTCACTTTTATAATTTCGATTTCTTAACAACAAAGTTTTTCTAATTTCCCAGCCAAAAAGTATGACCAATCTGCTCACAGGAAAACTTAGCTACAGCCTCTTCAATAAATTAGTATGAGAATCGAAGGGTCCATTTATCTCCACGTGTCAAAACACCATTGGTCCATCTCTGTCACATGGAACACTCTAGCAGTTCAGACGAGTTTCATCTGCTGTAATGTCAATAGTCAAAACACGAACCACCCTTATACAGACACGTGTCCACTTCTCATTAACGCCGCAATTTGACGGCCGTTTCTTGAAACCCCAAAAATCAGTCAGGCGGAGAAATCAAATGTAACCGCCGTTAAACCTCGACCTTATAAAATGTACTCATTCATTTATCTCTTTCCAACCGGACTCAACGCTCTGATTATCCGAACCTCTAGCTTCGGGTACCGAACCTATCAACGGCTACGATCGCTTTTGAGATCTCAACGGCCAGGATTGATTCTGCGATTCGGCTAGTGATATATACACAGGAGAGAAAAGTTGAGTTGAGTGAATATTGTAGAAGTAAAAAAAAACCGAGATTCTCTTTCAGTTCACGTTTCATCTCCCGTTTCGAAACGCTGGTTTAGGGTTTTTAGGGTTTGGGGCTTGTGATCGGAGATGGCAGAGCATCACAAGGATGAGTCGGCGGGAGAGTCGCTGTTGGATAAGATAACGGAGAAGTTCCACGGCCATGATTCTTCTTCCTCGTCGTCTGATTCTGATAACGAtgagaagaagaagtcttcttcatctccttctctgaaaacaaaaatttatcgCTTGTTTGGACGTGAGAAGCCTGTTCACCATGTCCTTGGTGGCGGTAAACGTATGTGTTCCttcaattattgtttttttttgctattttaGTATCACTTTGATGTGTTTGGTTCCCGAGAAAATCTCAGTTGAAAATTGCTTACTAAGTCGTCTTTGTTTCTCTCTCTGTTATTTCTGGTTTGAAGTTGTTATTACCTTTCATATCTGAAACGTTTCTGATTGTTATTGAAGATCTAGATCTGGCTTTATGTGTTGCTAGATCTGGATTAAATTAGCTAACGCCTAATTTTCCATTAGGAGAAAGTTCTGTATTATTTTAGGTATAATGATATGAATTGATCTATATCAGTTTGACAGTGTTTGATGGAGTTGCTTTAGTTGAAGTAAATTATATTTCTTTATATGATCCACCCCACCAGTAGGATTTAGTGCCATAATTGAGCTATTAATTAGTATAATATGCTTAAGTGGATGTTGCTTTTTGATCTGTTTGTAGAGTTCTTACTGAATTAACAGTGTTTAACCTGGATACTTAAATTTTAGCTTGCCAAATAGTTGTAAATAGCAAGTTAAAACTCTGATTAAGTTCCACTAGATGTTCTTTTTACTCAGAACTCTGATGAAGTTCCAAtagattttcttttttattccctgactttgttatatttatattgttttagtttttttgaTGATTCTGGATATGATGGATCTTGTGAAAGGCGCCTGcttatcttttatttataattttgtgTAGCTGCTGACATTTTCCTGTGGAGGAATAAGAAGGTATCAGGAGGAGTACTTGGTGGTGTAACTGCTATGTGGATTCTGTTTGAATTGATTGAATATCATTTTCTTACTTTGATTTGCCATGGCTTAATCCTTGCTCTTGCAATATTGTTCTTGTGGTCCAACGCCTCCACATTCATCAACAAGTAAGTTGTCCGATGTGGGTGCTATTTCTTGCATTCTAATGAAACTCGGGTTGTATGCTTAATTAGCTCATTCTGTTGTAGGAGTCCACCACATATTCCAAACGTTCATATCCCAGAAGAACATGTTGTTCAATTAGCAGATGGACTTAGAGTTGAGATCAATCATGGTTTTTCTATCCTTAGGGATATTGCATCAGGAAGAGATCTGAAGAAGTTTCTATATGTAAGTTAATTATCCTAATTTTGTACGCATGCCTCGCTGGAAAAAAGTTCCGGAAGTTGATTCTGCATCATATAATCAATTTAGGAGTAGGCTTATATGGGATTCTTGATTGGTTTTTGGCATATTGCATTCCTCCTTATCTGATAACTGTGTTTGTTACCTATTCTGCATATTAGTGCCGGTTTTGAGAAAGCCTATGTTGTTGTACGGCATAAGAAACCTGTCATGATTAGAACTCTCTTGGATAAATTTAATGTCACTAGAACTTTAGTAATGCTATGTGATGCTTGATCAGATAGCTTCAGTTGCATTCGATGTTAACAATGCACTGATGTCGTGTTTCATCAGGTTATAGCTGGATTGTGGGTCTTGTCCGTCGTTGGGAGTTGGTGCAATTTCCTGACCCTGTTCTATATCGGTATGTAGTTATGCTATTCATttagttatatatattatatacgaTTCTTAGCCTGTTTCTGATACTTGAAAACTCATGGCTTTGCCAGTTTTTGTACTGTTGTTTTCTGTACCCGTTTTCTACGAGAAGTACGATGACAAGGTGGATGCGTTTGCTGAGAAAGCAATGTTTGAAATCAAGAAGCAGTATGCAGTCTTTGATGCAAAGGTATTAAGTAAGATTCCTAAAGGGTCATTGAAAGCCAAGAAGATGCTGTAGATCAAGTGTTGTTGTGTTGTTGTTACTACTTAGATTCTGACGCAGAGACGGGACGGGTACTCGTCTCTTGTTTGTTATTGTGAAATTGTGTAACTGTTCAGTATGCTTAAGAACCCTGTTAATACTTTTGTTGTCTTAGGTGGGTGGGGTTCATATTATGGAGAATTAAACTTTATATACATGCGTCTTTCGACTTAGCTTGTGACATATTATTTATTCACTGCTTAATAATTGGCTTGTACATTtgagtttcaattttttttttccccaAGTTGCTTTATTCTTATCTGTGTTACTAGATATGGTTAGTTATATTACCCGCGTTCAGGATTGAGTTTGTAACTCTTTTTACTAGAGCAAAACCTTGATTGATTTATAACGTACTGGTATTATTACACATAGATTTGGCATTTCAATTTAAGACTTGTTTGATCCGTACCAGGTTTTGAATGCACATGTTATCTTTCATTTGCAAGagccatagttgttaaaggcctGGCCTAGGCAAAGCTCAAGGCGTGCCGTGAGCCTAAGCTTCAGGACCTCTTAACGCCTTAGTGGACCTTGCGCCTTCAGGACCTTTTAGCGCCTTAGcgtgcgcctttaacaactatagGGATCTATTAAGTTGCAAAacctaaatataaaaaaattacctatttggattttctttttattttaacaaaatCATTTTTGCATTGTTCCTTGAGCTTAAGCTTCAAGATGCCTTAGTGCGCCTTAGCAGATCCCTTAGCGTCATAGTAAGGCATTTTAAACGTTTTATCTACTGTTTGTTGGAAAAACCTGTTTTCTAAAATACAGTGATTTATCGTTTTTGTAAAATGCTAGGTGTAAAAGTCAAACAAACAAGAGATTACTAACCAAACATCTCTTAGCTTTACACTTTTAACAACTACGGGAACTTATAATGGTTACTTTGAATCAATTAGCAAGTTTCATGacctaaatatatttaaaaaaatcatgtatttgatttttttattaatcgatattaatttacataaaattaaaatcaatctCGTTTGTGACAATTGATGTTAGAATATATTAGGGAGTATTTGATTGGTTCTTTTTTATCTCGTGTTtgttttttcatattaaaaataaaaattaaatgttaTGTTAGACATTTTCTGTGCCTTTTTAAACGTAACAGTAAACAAAAAAACAACAATTCTACTTCTGATGAGAAATTGAACTTATGATGATAATTGCTTATGCGAACGTAGTCTTCTTGTTCACATATTCGAAACTTCTGACCGGAAACATGTATTCTTCTTGTTCACATATTCGAAAATTCTGACCGGAAACATATTTTAAACGAACTTCTGTGATTGATATTAAGTTATATAAATCTAAAACCATCTCCCCGGACGAACTTCTTATAGAGAATTCTGACCCGTTGACAATTCTAACACAGACATTTTGAAAGCTGATGTTATTTAGAACGATTAGACAATATGGaagcatatatatattagaAGAAAACACAATCGAAGAGTGATACATTAGTTCACAACATTGAACCAGAAAATACACTGATTCAGCAGCAGACTCGCGCTGCAATACTTCTAAATCGATCGTAAGGAACAAAAAATCTAAAGTTGAACTTGtcgaaaacacgaaaaacatggTGAAAATATACGCTAATTGGCCAATTCTTCATTCTAGAATGAAGCATCTCCCAAACTGGTTCTACAATATCCACACACACAAAAACTACGTAATAATATTATGTTCGTCTGATCAGTAACTTTCACCCGAAAGGGCGCTATCGAACTTCTCGCTCCTCTTCTGAGCTTTGTGTTCAACTCGGGTTCTATCATTATACTCACAAGAAGTATGACAATTGCTGCTTTTTCCTCGAACCGCCTTCTCCATACAACTCGTTCCACTGCTTCAACTCACTCATTATATTTCCCTCCGATGCAAAGCTCGGAGCAACCTGCATTTCGTTACCATGTTACATAAACTTAATTCGGACACACGGGGAAGGGACGGAGAAACGAACTTACCTGATTCTTTGCGTGTTTGAAGTCTTCCATGTTTAATGGCCTGAGAGTGATTACTCTCTCCTCATTGCTGCTCTCATTTGTTTCCACAGCTTGTCCGGAAGTTTGCGCTTCCGCAACTTTCTGCTTCTTTTCCTGCAAACGAAGAAGCGAATTTCGATAAATTTCGATAAATTTACCTCCCCAGATTGATAGAACAGATGAAAAAATAGACTATACTCACCAAATCCTTCAGTCTTTCTTGCTGTATTAACTCTCGAACGGGTCGATAAGCAGCTGTGGTGCAGAGGTTCTGTTCACACATTGATTAGATTACACGGTCACGGTCAATGTACACGCCTAACACGAGAACCGAAAAACTGTGATATAATTTAAGTATATACCTTGAGATCActtcctgtatagccttcagtAACAGTAGCTAGCTCCTTAAAGTCGAGCCCCTCTTCGACCTTTTCTTTCGACAAGAGAGTTTTGAATATCATTTCCCTATTTTCGGGGCCAGGAAGTCCGACCAAAATTCTGCGCATTGACATATGGATATTATGCGGTTAACCGGTGATTTCAAGTGTCCGTGTAGGCAAAGAATGGCTAAAGATCAATAAAGGgcagcccggtgcactacgcgagggtccggggaggggtcccaatatagccttgtggtgggacccctccctaGACCCTCGATGCGTCATGCACCGGGCCGACCTTTTTAATGGCTAGAGATCAATAAAGGAATAAAAGTACCTCCTCTCGAAACGTCTAATGATTGCTTCATCGAGGTCAAATGGTCTATTGGTTGCAGCAAGAACAAGAATGCGCTCGCCTTGCTTTGTCAGGAGTCCGTCCCAATGTGTCATGAACTCGTTCTTTATCTTGCGCATGGCTTCATGCTCCCCGACTCTAGTTCGCTGCCCGAGCATGCTATCGACTTCATCGACAAAGATAATGGTTGGAGAAACCTTTCCTGCCAATGTAAACAATGCTCGAACATTCTTCTCGTCCTCACCGAACCATTTTGAAGTTATAGTAGACATCGATACGTTAATGAAGCTTGCTCCGGCTTCCTTGGCAATTGCCTTGGCCATCATAGTCTTCCCCGTACCAGGCGGCCCGAATAGCAAGATTCCTCTACAAGGCTTTAGAAGTCCTCCTTTGAATAGATCCGGTCTTCGCAGCGGAAGCATCACCAATTCCTGAAGTGACTCTTTGATCTCCTCCAACGCGCCAATGTCCGAGAAATTTACATTGATATCACTTGCTGGTATGACCTCGGGCCTTATGCGCTTCTCGAACTCATTGTCCGGAACAATTTCCTGTTTTCAACCATTTTCAACCGACGTTCAGTAACAATTCTTTAACTCGAAAACTAACGACGAAAAATGTTCGACTTACCGGAGCTTTCACTGCTGGTGCGGGAGTTTCAACATCAGTCTTCACTGCTGCAGCCACTTTCTCCACTT
The DNA window shown above is from Euphorbia lathyris chromosome 1, ddEupLath1.1, whole genome shotgun sequence and carries:
- the LOC136211107 gene encoding reticulon-like protein B4; this translates as MAEHHKDESAGESLLDKITEKFHGHDSSSSSSDSDNDEKKKSSSSPSLKTKIYRLFGREKPVHHVLGGGKPADIFLWRNKKVSGGVLGGVTAMWILFELIEYHFLTLICHGLILALAILFLWSNASTFINKSPPHIPNVHIPEEHVVQLADGLRVEINHGFSILRDIASGRDLKKFLYVIAGLWVLSVVGSWCNFLTLFYIVFVLLFSVPVFYEKYDDKVDAFAEKAMFEIKKQYAVFDAKVLSKIPKGSLKAKKML